One genomic window of Eggerthella timonensis includes the following:
- a CDS encoding 4Fe-4S dicluster domain-containing protein, which translates to MSEQRLGMAIDLALCIGCNACAVACKMENGVGLGHFNTWVESWDVDRDGDVRRASVPKLCNHCANPACVSVCPTGASYVDADGSVQIDTDKCIGCKYCMAACAYGVRYLVEETGDVHKCTFCHHRSANGLLPACVGTCVTRARVFGDLNDPESDVSKLLAEAGGGEALLADMGMEPSVRYVGLEETMALKRVSAVHKGGNVLVPYEGRQ; encoded by the coding sequence ATGAGCGAACAACGATTGGGCATGGCGATTGACCTGGCCCTCTGCATTGGATGCAACGCCTGCGCCGTAGCCTGCAAGATGGAGAACGGCGTGGGGTTGGGCCACTTCAACACCTGGGTGGAAAGCTGGGACGTGGACCGGGACGGCGACGTGCGCCGCGCGAGTGTGCCGAAGCTCTGCAACCACTGCGCGAACCCCGCGTGCGTGAGCGTGTGCCCCACGGGCGCCAGCTACGTGGACGCGGACGGCTCGGTTCAGATCGACACCGACAAGTGCATCGGCTGCAAGTACTGCATGGCCGCGTGCGCCTACGGGGTGCGCTACCTCGTCGAGGAGACGGGCGACGTGCACAAGTGCACGTTCTGCCACCATCGCTCCGCGAACGGGCTCTTGCCCGCGTGCGTGGGGACGTGCGTGACGAGGGCCCGCGTGTTCGGCGACCTGAACGACCCTGAAAGCGACGTGTCGAAGCTGCTGGCCGAGGCGGGCGGCGGCGAGGCGCTTTTGGCCGACATGGGCATGGAGCCCTCGGTGCGCTACGTCGGCCTGGAAGAGACGATGGCGCTCAAGCGCGTGTCCGCCGTGCACAAGGGCGGCAACGTGCTCGTGCCGTACGAGGGGAGGCAGTAA